From a single Vespa crabro chromosome 22, iyVesCrab1.2, whole genome shotgun sequence genomic region:
- the LOC124431856 gene encoding uncharacterized protein LOC124431856, with protein sequence MTTKKKDEYEIEVNYLNRVCGKLLQILGISNHSKEPTSFVVRFTKFLSILVCYALIVFFLVTTILHAVLVEQNVHIKVKKMPLLLYNVLLLIKYNCLIMRRKHIERCMKLIEKDLTRVVNLYHRDIILEKTKYGKRLFIAICVFLHITVLFWRLLLPLIKGKIITAENVTIRPLPSPGYYFHLIDDQVSPFYEIIFFLQCAEGCVTIYTNIVICTLAVIFVVHACSQLEIFIDLLEAVVTCTKSTEKTIEEEDVNAKLTIAVKHHTRVRNFLQIIESTMNPLYFMDIFGCSITQCFLGYCLTIEWDRQNVKNVLPYIISIVSLTVQIFVFCYVGQQLMLQVFFFFFLSKKKVNNNFFCDEKVALKTCVLEWHRIPYKKARNIIPIIILSNRRMKITAGTIIELSLQTFGQRRMCSKENYEDDLRYAIEPNRYVLLSLGIRITYQQVDKRESFLLKSSRLLLILLNFVIILYVVIPGFLHIFLKETSTYGKIRVIQPILYSSMTLAKYTVLVFCIERTNICLKYVIEDWKNAVDTYIRDTMKKKAIIGRRFFIICGSLMYGSGILFRGIIPLTRGKITINENLTIRPLPCPCYFLFFDPQLSPAYEIVYFLQCLSGMVTYSITTAVCGLAAFLILHICGQLEILVMLMERMVEKTNLPSEKVNAKIALAVEHQIRVRGFLRAVEHTLQQICLIEIMGCTLMVCLLTYNIMTEWTNHNLAIVFMYSIALSSIICNIFILCYIGELLTLQAEKVARTSCTLDWYNLPSKELSGLVLVIAISNRPMKITAGNIVELSLQTFGNVIKTAATYCNMLRAVTS encoded by the exons ATGACGACGAAAAAGAAGGACGAGTATGAAATCGAggtgaattatttaaatcgagTCTGCGGCAAGTTGCTCCAAATATTAGGCATTTCTAATCATTCGAAGGAGCCTACTTCCTTCGTCGTAAGATTTACAAAGTTCCTTTCTATTTTGGTTTGCTATGCTTTGATTGTCTTCTTCCTCGTAACTACGATACTTCACGCGGTACTGGTTGAACAAAACGttcatataaaagtaaaaaaaatgccATTACTCCTCTACAACGTGTTACTTCTCATCAAGTACAATTGCTTAATAATGAGACGAAAACATATCGAACGATGCatgaaattaatcgaaaaagatTTGACGAGAGTCGTGAATCTTTATCATCGGGATATAATATTGGAAAAGACAAAGTATGGAAAGCGTTTGTTCATTGCCATATGCGTTTTCCTTCATATCACTGTTCTCTTCTGGCGTCTTTTACTACCTCTTATCAAAGGGAAGATCATCACTGCTGAAAATGTTACGATCAGGCCATTACCTAGCCctggttattattttcatcttatcGACGATCAGGTCAGTCCTTTCTACgagattatatttttcctccAATGTGCGGAAGGTTGTGTTACGATTTATACGAACATCGTGATATGCACCCTCGCCGTCATTTTCGTCGTGCATGCATGCAGCCAACtcgaaatatttatcgatcttCTCGAGGCCGTCGTTACGTGTACAAAATCCACTGAAAAAACCATTGAAGAAGAGGACGTTAATGCGAAATTGACAATTGCCGTGAAACATCACACACGAGTACGAAA CTTTCTTCAAATAATCGAAAGTACTATGAATCCGTTGTATTTCATGGATATATTTGGATGTAGCATAACGCAATGTTTCTTGGGTTATTGTCTGACAATT gaaTGGGATCGTCAAAATGTGAAGAATGTTTTACCATACATCATTTCCATCGTGTCTCTCACAGTTCAAATCTTTGTATTTTGTTACGTTGGCCAGCAGCTCATGTTacaggtatttttttttttttttctatcaaagaagaaagtaaacaaCAATTTCTTCTGT GACGAGAAGGTAGCTTTGAAAACTTGCGTACTCGAGTGGCATCGCATTCCGTATAAGAAAGCGAGGAACatcataccgataataattctatcgAATCGTCGCATGAAAATCACTGCAGGAACCATAATCGAACTTTCTCTTCAAACTTTTGGACAA AGAAGGATGTGCTCGAAGGAGAATTACGAGGATGATTTGCGTTATGCGATCGAGCCTAATCGTTACGtacttctttctctcggaATCCGAATAACGTATCAGCAAGTGGACAAGCGAGAATCGTTCTTACTCAAAAGTTCGCGATTACTTTTGATCCTTCTCAATTTCGTCATTATACTTTACGTTGTGATACCTGGTTTTCTAcatatctttttaaaagagaCGAGTACATATGGAAAGATTCGAGTGATCCAACCCATCCTGTATTCCTCTATGACCCTAGCGAAATATACTGTACTCGTCTTTTGTATCGAGCGAACGAATATTTGCTTAAAGTATGTGATAGAGGACTGGAAAAACGCAGTGGACACTTATATCCGAGatacgatgaaaaagaaggcGATAATTGGAAGGcgttttttcattatatgtgGTTCGCTCATGTACGGAAGTGGCATACTCTTTAGAGGTATCATACCTTTAACCAGGGGGAAGATTACGATCAATGAGAATCTTACCATCAGACCTTTACCTTGTCCTTGctatttcctcttcttcgatCCACAACTTAGTCCAGCTTACGAGATCGTCTATTTTCTTCAATGTCTCTCCGGTATGGTCACATATTCGATCACAACCGCTGTATGTGGACTCGCAGCTTTCTTAATTCTACATATTTGCGGACAACTCGAGATCTTGGTGATGTTGATGGAGAGGATGGTCGAAAAAACGAATCTTCCGAGTGAGAAGGTGAACGCCAAAATTGCTCTCGCCGTTGAACATCAGATAAGAGTTCGGGG CTTTTTACGAGCGGTGGAACATACGCTGCAACAAATTTGCTTGATCGAAATAATGGGATGTACCCTGATGGTATGCCTGTTGACCTATAACATAATGAcg gAGTGGACGAATCATAATCTTGCTATTGTTTTCATGTACAGCATAGCATTATCCTCTATTATATGTAACATATTCATATTGTGTTACATTGGCGAACTACTGACGTTACAG GCGGAAAAAGTGGCGAGGACATCGTGCACTCTCGATTGGTATAATCTACCTTCGAAGGAACTATCGGGTCTCGTTTTGGTGATCGCAATATCTAATCGTCCAATGAAGATCACCGCTGGAAACATAGTCGAACTTTCCCTTCAAACTTTCGGTAAC GTCATCAAAACAGCCGCAACTTATTGCAATATGTTACGAGCCGTTACATCGTGA
- the LOC124431706 gene encoding aquaporin AQPAe.a-like translates to MSNKEESKDTLWKLQEGTWTMCIAEVVGTAILIFIGCMASIGSMSTVLPPPLQMSIAFGMTVNLIIMMLGHVSGAHLNPAVTIGAVIVGLKSIPTGTLYIVAQFIGATLGYGALKIITPPELFHDGNPNSTVGLCVTVIHPSVSVVQGILIEVLCTSFILCGACATWDPRCSHTTDSTAIRFGFSVVAISLAASPYTGCSMNPARTFGPAFWNSDWTNQWVYWFGPTVGAMLGTYTYQIFFLEKPRVKNAYESSTADMKLMKEMESIKYSELEIVDGK, encoded by the exons ATGTCTAACAAAGAGGAGTCGAAAG acACGTTGTGGAAGTTGCAAGAGGGAACGTGGACAATGTGTATAGCGGAAGTGGTTGGTACcgcaatattaattttcatcggTTGTATGGCGAGCATCGGTTCAATGTCGACCGTTTTACCTCCCCCGCTCCAGATGTCGATAGCATTCGGCATGACCGTAaaccttattattatg ATGTTGGGTCACGTTAGCGGAGCTCATCTCAATCCAGCTGTTACGATCGGTGCAGTCATCGTAGGCTTAAAAAGTATCCCCACGGGTACCTTGTACATAGTGGCACAGTTCATTGGAGCTACATTAGGATACGGAGCGTTAAAG ATAATAACTCCACCGGAATTATTTCACGATGGAAATCCAAATTCCACGGTCGGTCTTTGCGTTACCGTTATTCATCCGAGCGTCAGTGTCGTTCAGGGTATTCTTATCGAAGTTCTATGCACATCTTTCATACTCTGCGGCGCTTGTGCAACGTGGGATCCAAGATGCTCTCATACCACCGATTCCACGGCTATTAGATTTGGTTTTTCTGTCGTAGCTATCTCTTTAGCGGcg AGTCCTTATACGGGATGTAGCATGAATCCAGCTCGAACTTTCGGACCTGCATTTTGGAATAGCGACTGGACGAATCAATGG GTTTATTGGTTTGGACCAACAGTCGGAGCAATGCTTGGAACGTACACATATCAAATCTTCTTTTTGGAGAAGCCGCGAGTAAAAAACGCTTATGAATCATCGACCGCCGACATGAAGCTTATGAAAGAAATGGAATCGATCAAATATTCGGAACTTGAAATTGTCGATGGAAAGTAA